From Weissella diestrammenae, a single genomic window includes:
- a CDS encoding YneF family protein: protein MSTSIWIVLVVLALLVGGVAGFFLARRSMESYLKKNPPISEEMMKSMMTSMGQKPSQKKLNQMMAQMKNNTQTK, encoded by the coding sequence ATGAGTACTTCAATTTGGATTGTATTAGTTGTTTTGGCATTGTTGGTTGGCGGTGTGGCTGGATTTTTCCTTGCACGTCGCTCAATGGAAAGTTATTTGAAAAAGAATCCACCGATTTCAGAAGAAATGATGAAATCAATGATGACATCAATGGGTCAAAAGCCTTCACAAAAGAAGTTGAACCAAATGATGGCACAAATGAAAAATAACACGCAAACAAAATAA
- a CDS encoding tRNA1(Val) (adenine(37)-N6)-methyltransferase, whose amino-acid sequence MTVELRDGERIDMLYRDEVKIIQSRDVFSFSLDAVLLAHFANPRNGGRGTIVDLGTGNGAIPLFMAHKVTGKIIGIEIQPRLADMAQRSVMMNELDDKIKIINADMRDVFETLKPGSVETVVSNPPYFAATEQSHKNPNQHYAIARHEIKADLALVTHTAKKLLKSGGHFFMVHRPDRLFEILDALRANNLIPKRVQFVYPKVGREANIVLIEAIKNGRLTGTQILPPIVTHHEDDTYRDEVWAIYEGRS is encoded by the coding sequence ATGACGGTTGAATTAAGAGACGGTGAGCGAATAGATATGCTTTATCGAGATGAAGTTAAAATCATTCAAAGTCGTGATGTTTTTTCATTCTCGTTAGATGCGGTTTTGTTGGCCCATTTTGCAAATCCCCGAAATGGTGGTCGCGGCACAATCGTCGATTTGGGTACTGGTAATGGGGCTATTCCACTGTTTATGGCTCATAAAGTGACGGGAAAAATTATTGGCATTGAGATTCAGCCACGCTTAGCTGATATGGCGCAACGTTCAGTAATGATGAATGAATTGGATGATAAAATTAAAATCATTAATGCTGATATGCGTGACGTTTTTGAGACGCTTAAGCCCGGTTCAGTCGAAACGGTAGTTTCAAATCCGCCGTATTTTGCGGCGACTGAACAATCACATAAGAATCCTAATCAACATTATGCAATTGCTCGGCATGAAATCAAGGCGGATTTAGCATTGGTCACACATACTGCCAAAAAATTGTTAAAATCTGGAGGTCACTTCTTCATGGTGCACCGACCGGATAGGTTATTTGAAATATTGGATGCATTACGCGCTAACAATTTAATTCCTAAACGGGTACAATTTGTGTATCCAAAGGTGGGACGTGAAGCCAATATCGTTTTAATTGAAGCTATCAAGAACGGCCGTTTGACAGGTACGCAAATTTTACCACCGATTGTGACCCATCATGAAGATGATACTTATCGGGATGAGGTATGGGCAATTTATGAAGGCCGTAGTTAA
- the tsf gene encoding translation elongation factor Ts — protein sequence MAITAAQVKELRDKTNVGMMDAKKALVATEGDLDKAIDFLREKGMAKAAKKADAIAAEGMTYVATKGNAAAIIELNSQTDFVAGNKEFNDLLHAVANAIVEYKPADVEAALELKVGADGATLNEEIIHTTQITGEKITLRRFAVVEAKDGQVLGAYSHMGGRISSLVLLNGASADAAKDIAMHVAAINPQYVSRNEVPADVLAHEKEIQLAADDLNGKPENIKEKIVEGRLTKFLADISLVDQPFVKGDGETVEAFVKGQNGEVVSFIRYEVGEGIEKKETDFAAEVAAQIQ from the coding sequence ATGGCTATTACTGCAGCTCAAGTTAAGGAATTACGTGACAAGACCAACGTTGGAATGATGGATGCTAAAAAAGCATTAGTTGCAACTGAAGGTGATTTAGATAAGGCAATTGATTTTTTGCGTGAAAAGGGAATGGCAAAGGCTGCTAAAAAGGCTGATGCAATCGCTGCTGAAGGTATGACATATGTCGCAACTAAGGGTAATGCGGCTGCAATTATTGAATTAAATTCACAAACTGACTTTGTGGCCGGTAATAAGGAATTTAATGACCTATTGCATGCTGTTGCCAATGCCATTGTTGAATATAAGCCAGCTGATGTTGAAGCAGCACTTGAATTGAAGGTTGGTGCAGATGGTGCCACTTTGAATGAAGAAATCATTCATACAACTCAAATTACTGGTGAAAAGATTACGCTACGTCGCTTCGCTGTTGTTGAAGCAAAAGACGGTCAAGTTCTTGGTGCATACTCACATATGGGTGGTCGTATTTCATCACTTGTACTGCTTAATGGTGCATCAGCTGATGCAGCTAAGGATATTGCGATGCACGTTGCCGCAATTAACCCACAATATGTTTCTCGTAATGAAGTACCAGCTGATGTTTTGGCGCATGAAAAAGAAATTCAACTTGCAGCAGACGATTTGAATGGTAAGCCAGAAAACATTAAGGAAAAGATTGTTGAAGGTCGTTTGACGAAGTTTTTGGCCGATATTTCATTGGTTGACCAACCCTTTGTTAAAGGTGATGGCGAGACTGTTGAAGCCTTTGTTAAGGGGCAAAATGGAGAAGTAGTGTCATTTATTCGTTATGAAGTTGGTGAAGGCATCGAAAAGAAAGAAACTGACTTTGCCGCTGAAGTTGCTGCACAAATTCAATAG
- the rpsB gene encoding 30S ribosomal protein S2, whose protein sequence is MAVISMKQLLEAGVHFGHQTRRWNPKMGEYIFTERNGIYIIDLQKTVKLVDQAYNYVRDAAANGAIVLFVGTKKQAQDAVSEEATRANMYFVNHRWLGGTMTNWSTIQKRIARLKELRSWSEDGTFDRLPKKEVALLTKQREKLEKFLGGIADMPRIPDLLFIVDPHKEQLAVQEAQKLNIPIVAMVDTNADPDQIDVKIPSNDDAIRAVRLITAKMADAVIEGNQGEDAVAESVEFDKEAGADKATSIEELTEIVEGDNN, encoded by the coding sequence ATGGCAGTAATCTCAATGAAGCAATTGCTTGAAGCTGGTGTCCATTTTGGTCACCAAACACGTCGTTGGAACCCAAAGATGGGTGAATACATCTTTACAGAGCGTAATGGTATTTACATTATCGATTTGCAAAAGACAGTTAAATTGGTTGACCAAGCGTACAATTATGTACGTGATGCTGCAGCTAATGGGGCAATCGTTTTGTTCGTTGGAACAAAGAAACAAGCCCAAGACGCTGTGTCAGAAGAAGCAACACGTGCGAACATGTACTTCGTGAACCACCGTTGGCTTGGTGGTACAATGACGAACTGGTCTACTATCCAAAAGCGTATTGCACGTTTGAAGGAATTGCGTTCATGGTCAGAAGATGGTACTTTTGATCGTTTGCCAAAGAAGGAAGTTGCCTTGTTGACAAAGCAACGCGAGAAGTTGGAAAAGTTCCTAGGTGGAATTGCTGACATGCCTCGTATCCCAGATTTGTTGTTTATCGTTGATCCACATAAGGAACAATTGGCTGTGCAAGAAGCACAAAAGCTTAATATTCCGATTGTCGCTATGGTTGATACAAATGCTGATCCTGATCAAATTGATGTTAAAATCCCATCAAATGATGATGCAATCCGTGCCGTTCGTTTGATTACTGCAAAGATGGCTGATGCTGTTATTGAAGGTAACCAAGGTGAAGATGCAGTTGCAGAATCTGTTGAATTTGATAAAGAAGCAGGTGCCGATAAGGCCACTTCAATTGAAGAATTAACAGAAATCGTTGAAGGCGACAATAATTAA
- a CDS encoding lysophospholipid acyltransferase family protein — protein MFYHIAARIVQFIIWLINGKYTLLNQEKLPDDNYILVGPHRTWWDPLYFAVAGYPNVYMFMAKKELFKNPIIGWIISHSHGFAVDRENPGPSVIKIPVNGLKKDNLSLIMFPSGSRHSQEMKDGALVIARLAKKPIVPLVYQGPLKFSDLFKRNNVTMAYGDPIYPDQFSKQKELASEEFNAVLTASFEALDAQINPNWHYVDVHPERRENYLK, from the coding sequence ATGTTTTATCACATTGCTGCGCGCATTGTTCAATTTATTATCTGGTTAATTAACGGCAAATATACGCTTTTAAATCAAGAAAAGTTGCCTGATGATAACTATATTTTGGTTGGCCCACATCGTACATGGTGGGATCCCCTATATTTCGCCGTTGCTGGCTATCCAAACGTCTACATGTTTATGGCTAAAAAAGAATTATTTAAAAACCCAATTATTGGGTGGATTATCAGTCATTCTCACGGATTTGCTGTTGATCGCGAAAATCCTGGGCCTTCCGTGATTAAAATTCCAGTCAACGGGCTCAAAAAGGATAACCTTAGCCTCATCATGTTTCCATCAGGTTCACGCCATTCCCAAGAGATGAAAGACGGGGCACTCGTCATCGCGCGCTTGGCAAAAAAGCCAATCGTACCGCTCGTATATCAAGGCCCTTTAAAATTTTCAGACCTCTTCAAACGAAATAATGTCACGATGGCTTATGGCGACCCCATCTATCCAGACCAATTTTCAAAACAAAAAGAGTTAGCATCCGAAGAATTTAATGCTGTCTTAACTGCTTCATTTGAGGCGCTTGATGCCCAAATCAATCCAAATTGGCACTACGTTGATGTTCACCCTGAACGACGGGAAAATTATTTGAAATAG
- a CDS encoding GIY-YIG nuclease family protein, whose product MVDKNYYMYVLLTADNTLYTGFTDNVQRRLATHAAGKGAKYTRPASRHPLKLLYDEVFTSKSDALKAEARFKKLPRQKKVKYLMAHGVTDFTPLS is encoded by the coding sequence ATGGTAGATAAAAATTATTATATGTATGTCTTGTTGACCGCTGACAATACCCTCTATACAGGGTTTACTGATAATGTTCAACGTCGCTTGGCAACGCATGCGGCGGGTAAAGGCGCTAAATACACGCGGCCAGCAAGTCGACACCCACTGAAGTTATTGTATGATGAAGTGTTTACTTCGAAAAGTGATGCTCTCAAAGCTGAGGCGCGTTTTAAGAAATTGCCGCGTCAAAAGAAAGTGAAATATTTAATGGCGCATGGTGTGACTGATTTCACGCCGTTAAGTTAA
- the pyrH gene encoding UMP kinase, translating into MADIKYKRVLLKLSGEAMAGEKGYGIDPQTVNAIAAEIKEVYELGVEIAIVIGGGNLWRGEAGAELGMERAQADYVGMLGTVMNSLSLQDALETLDVPTRVQTAIEMRQVAEPYVRRKAVRHLEKGRIVIFGAGTGSPYFSTDTTSALRAAEVNADAILMGKNGVDGVYNDDPRKNPAAVKYEHLTHMDVLSQGLNIMDSTASTLSMDNDIDLVVFNLNTSGNIKRVVLGENIGTTVGGH; encoded by the coding sequence ATGGCAGATATAAAGTATAAACGCGTACTATTGAAGTTATCAGGTGAAGCCATGGCCGGTGAAAAAGGTTACGGAATTGATCCACAAACAGTTAACGCGATCGCAGCGGAAATCAAAGAGGTTTATGAACTTGGCGTTGAAATTGCGATTGTGATTGGTGGCGGAAATCTTTGGCGCGGTGAAGCTGGCGCTGAATTGGGCATGGAACGTGCACAGGCCGATTATGTTGGAATGCTTGGAACGGTGATGAATTCATTGTCGCTACAAGATGCCCTAGAAACGCTAGATGTCCCAACTCGTGTTCAAACCGCGATTGAGATGCGCCAAGTTGCCGAACCATATGTGCGACGTAAAGCGGTCCGACATCTCGAGAAGGGGCGCATTGTGATTTTTGGTGCGGGGACTGGTTCGCCTTATTTCTCAACTGATACAACCTCAGCATTGAGAGCGGCTGAAGTGAATGCTGATGCTATTTTGATGGGTAAAAATGGTGTTGACGGTGTTTATAATGATGATCCACGCAAAAATCCTGCAGCCGTAAAATATGAGCATCTCACACATATGGATGTTTTGTCACAAGGGCTAAATATTATGGATTCAACAGCTTCAACGTTGTCGATGGATAACGATATTGATTTAGTCGTATTTAATTTAAATACTAGTGGCAATATTAAGCGTGTTGTTTTGGGTGAGAATATTGGAACAACTGTAGGAGGACATTGA
- a CDS encoding pyridoxamine 5'-phosphate oxidase family protein, translating to MDNNNHAMMLKYLRESHVLNLATAVDNIPSNRDVFFFLPDDFSNVLYITSPASSKKVMDIQKNPNVSFMTVPTDHDNGVVTSNAATAKLSEKSMAEICPLIAKQIPEWEDTVGEAVADFIVIEIEFETAKIFGDQGIFDLELV from the coding sequence ATGGATAATAATAATCACGCAATGATGTTAAAGTATTTACGCGAATCGCATGTATTGAATTTAGCAACCGCAGTAGATAACATTCCAAGTAATCGTGATGTGTTTTTCTTTTTGCCGGACGATTTCAGCAATGTTTTATATATTACATCACCAGCGTCATCCAAAAAAGTTATGGATATTCAAAAGAATCCGAATGTTTCATTTATGACTGTCCCAACTGACCATGATAATGGTGTCGTGACTTCTAATGCCGCGACTGCTAAATTATCTGAGAAGTCAATGGCAGAGATTTGCCCGTTGATTGCCAAACAAATTCCAGAGTGGGAAGATACAGTGGGCGAAGCGGTTGCTGACTTCATTGTTATTGAAATTGAATTTGAAACAGCAAAGATATTTGGTGATCAAGGTATATTTGATTTAGAGTTAGTTTAG
- a CDS encoding DUF896 domain-containing protein, which produces MLAVRTRINELAAKAKTAAGLTPEEEAERKDLRAEFLANFRAAFRSQVEMLQVFDKDGQEVTPEKVKQIQRENGIRED; this is translated from the coding sequence ATGTTAGCTGTTCGGACAAGAATTAATGAATTAGCAGCAAAAGCAAAGACGGCGGCGGGCCTAACACCTGAAGAGGAAGCAGAACGTAAAGATTTAAGGGCTGAATTCCTAGCAAATTTCCGGGCCGCTTTTCGTTCACAGGTTGAAATGCTACAAGTCTTTGATAAAGATGGACAAGAGGTAACACCTGAAAAGGTGAAGCAGATTCAACGTGAAAATGGTATTCGTGAAGATTAA